The Triticum aestivum cultivar Chinese Spring chromosome 4B, IWGSC CS RefSeq v2.1, whole genome shotgun sequence sequence CACAGTGCCTAAGCAATGAGAGTAGCGATTCACCGGTAATGCCGCGGCAACCCCTAAACCGGATGTCAATTAGATTCCGGCAAGATGATAGCATGGCTCCAATCTCCTTGTCCTTCAGGGTCTCGTTGTAAGACAGATCAAGCCGGCGGAGGTGGCGCATGCTCTGGCTGAGGAACGTGAGCAGCCCAGGCTCCCGTTCAACTACGTCGCAGCTCACCAGGGCGACTTCTTTGATGCCCGCCCCAATGGCCGTGCGCGCGAGAGAACGGAGCCCGTCCCCCGTGACGAGGACACAGCTTTGAAGGCGAAGCACGGCAAGACTGCCCCGGGTGTCGTGGCCTTGCTCTGCGCCAATTGCAAGGAGGTGGTCATTGTGCAGGTCGAGAGGCAGGCGGAGGTCCAAGGTATGCAGTGCCGCGCCGCGCCGACGGATGAACTGGAGAAGGGCCTCCCTGCTGCCGCCGTCATACACCAGGAGAGACTTGAGAGCACAGCACCGGTCAGCGGCGATGAGGAGGACGCGGTCGGCGACGGTTCGGCAAGCGCGGAGCTCAAGCTCGAGCAGGCCGGCGAGGCATCCTGAGAAGGCATTCGACGCGGGGCCATCTCCGATGCCGTCGCAAGCGCGCAGCTGCAGCCACCGTAGGCTCCCACAGCGCTGCCATAGCCACCCGAGTCCGTGGTCGCCGGAGCGGATGCCGCACAGCGACAGCCTCTCCAGAGGCAACGCCCCTACGGCGTCGCCCTCGCAgctggagtcttcatcggagctgGAACCGGCCGAGTCAACGGCAGCAACGGCGGAGTTGACAAAGGCGAAGGATTTGAGGCAGGGCAAGCAGGCGAGCCAACGGAACGACAGGGGGCTGACGGCGGCGAGGTGGAGCGAGGTGAGGCCGGAGAGGGTGACGGAGACGTCGCGCAGTGCAGCGGGCGAGACGGGCGAACCGACCGAGAACCGCAGCGCCGTGAGCCTGGTGGCCGACGGCGAGGCGGACACCGCGAGCAGGAGCGCGTCGGCGTCGTGAGCGGCGGCCGAGGACGCGGAGACGACGGCCAGCGCGGATAGATACGGGTAGCGCGAGAGCAGGTCAGCCAGAGGACCCGCAGCCGCGGAGGCCGATGCTCCGGTGAAGGCCGGCGGCAGGCGGAGGGTGAGGCGGGACGTGGAGGCTCGGAGGAGCGCGACCCAGCGGCGGGAGACGAGGGAGACGGCCGGCCCGGCGGCGGGCGGGAGCAGGCGGAACACCTCCTGCAGCAGGTCGTCGCAGAGCGCGGCGTCCACGTCGCCGCATGCCCCGCCACCGCAGCCGGCGCGGCGgcctccgccgccgcgtcgggggCTTATTGGCGCCGTAGCCAGGGGGAGAACGCGGCCACGCCTCAGCTCATCGGCACGGCGTGCCCAGGTAAAATTTTCCCTCCAGGGGAATTGGGCTGCTCGGCGGCCTCAGGTGGGGATGGGGCTGGGGAaggtggggaggggggtcgctCTTGTGTGGCCGCCCGCGAGATTAGGTGGGGAAGGAGGGAGATGCCGACAAGCGAGGTGGGGGTATCGTATCGTATCAACATCGGCGGCGTGAGCGTGCGTTGGCTATCCTTCCAAAATGGTTGTGGAGGCGGCTCCGATGGATAAATCACAGGATTCGAGGCTCCATGGAATGCTTTCGTCTCGgcgttttctttctttttcatgaAACACTTTTTTAATTAGTGTTGCGTAAAGTAAGATTtttgggatggcttacagtgataatttgttttgatcctgctgaaaaacagaaacgtttgcgcgtaggaaaataattttcataatttacAGAAGCGtgtttttgatctgattctttttgcacaagattggtacacaaattacCCAGGCTATCCTAATTTttagaatatttggagttacagaagtattcgaagttttcagattgctacagactgttccgtttttgacagattctgttttctatgtgttgtttgcttattttgatgaatttatgagtagtatcgggggtatgaaccatagaaaagttggaatgagTAGATATTatatcaatataaataaagaatgagttcacaacagtatcaaaagtggtgattattttcttatactaacggagcttatgcgattttctgttgagttttgtattgtgaagtttttaagttttaggtaaggatttgatggacaatTGAATAAGaaaatggcaagagcctaagcttggggatgctcaaggcatcccaaggtaatattcaaggacaaccaagagcctaagcttggggatgccccggaaggcagtccctctttcgtcttcgtctatcggtaactctacttgaagttatatttttattcatcacatgatatgtgttttgcttggagcgtcttgtatgatttgagtttttgctttttagtttgtcacaatcatccttgctgtacacatcttttgagagggacatgcatgaatcatgatttattagaatattctatgtgctttacttatattttttgagctagacaattttgctctagtgcttcacttatatctttttagagcacgacggtggttttattttatataaattgttgaactcttatgcttcacatatattattttgaaagtctttttaaatagcatggtaatttgctctggttataaatttagtcctaatatgatagtcatccaagaggggtatattaaaaactttcatatagagtgcattgaatactatgagaaatttgatttcttatgattgttttgagatataaagatcatgatattagattcatgctagtgagtaattatgaattagagaaatacttgtgttgaggtttgtgattcccgtagcatgcacgtatggtgaaccgctatgtaacgaagttggagcatgagatatttattgattgtctttcttatgagtggcggtcgaggacgagcgatggtcttttcctaccaatctatcctcctaggagcatgtgtgtagtactttgtttcgataactaatagatttttgcaataaatatgtgagttttttatgactaatgtagagtccatggattatactgttgggtttcgtagtaatttcaaaaaatttcctacgcacacacaggatcatgtgatgcatagcaacgaggggagagtattgtctacgtacccaacgcagaccgactgcggaagcgatgacacgacgtagaggaagtagtcgtacgtcttcacgatccaaccgatcaagcaccgaaactacggcacctccgagttcgagcacacgttcagctcgatgacgatccccggactccgatccagcaaagtgtcggggaagagtttcgtcagcacgacggcgtggtgacgatcttgatgaactacagcagcagggcttcgcctaaactccgctacactattatcgaggaatatggtggcagggggcaccgcacacggctaaggaatagatcacgtggatcaacttgtgtcaacttgtgtgtctttggggtgcctttacctcagtatataaaggagccaagggggaagggggcgccggccaagagagagaggcgcaggaggagtcctactcctaccgggagtaggactcccccccccaatcctattccaactaggattcccaagggggaaagagggagaggggtggccggccacctctcctagtcctaataggactaggggaaggggggagg is a genomic window containing:
- the LOC123091451 gene encoding F-box/LRR-repeat protein 4 yields the protein GRRAAQFPWRENFTWARRADELRRGRVLPLATAPISPRRGGGGRRAGCGGGACGDVDAALCDDLLQEVFRLLPPAAGPAVSLVSRRWVALLRASTSRLTLRLPPAFTGASASAAAGPLADLLSRYPYLSALAVVSASSAAAHDADALLLAVSASPSATRLTALRFSVGSPVSPAALRDVSVTLSGLTSLHLAAVSPLSFRWLACLPCLKSFAFVNSAVAAVDSAGSSSDEDSSCEGDAVGALPLERLSLCGIRSGDHGLGWLWQRCGSLRWLQLRACDGIGDGPASNAFSGCLAGLLELELRACRTVADRVLLIAADRCCALKSLLVYDGGSREALLQFIRRRGAALHTLDLRLPLDLHNDHLLAIGAEQGHDTRGSLAVLRLQSCVLVTGDGLRSLARTAIGAGIKEVALVSCDVVEREPGLLTFLSQSMRHLRRLDLSYNETLKDKEIGAMLSSCRNLIDIRFRGCRGITGESLLSLLRHCGQTVEVVDISRCPAIKGASVELFAQRAARLNHLVIEESLVSEELKAIARTKRMEVGPLPCEGSF